A segment of the Candidatus Poribacteria bacterium genome:
CACAACATTGTCTGTCTGCAGTAACTTGCCTGTCTGCATATTCCACAAATGAACTGTATTGTCCAAACCGCCACTCGCCAATATCCTTCCATCTGGACTAAACGCGAGGCTACCGATGGACTGTGTATGCGTTATCATCCTCCGAAATTCTATGCCGGTTTCCACATTCAATAATAGATGCACGGTGTTGTATCTGTTGCCGCTTATTAGCGTCTTCCCATCTGGGCTAAATGCGAGACTCTTGCAATCGATGCTATCTTCCAACTTTAGCAGGTATGTCCCTGTCTGCACATCCCATAGATTGATCGTCTTGTAACTTCCACCTGCCAGCGTCTTACCATCTGGACTAAACGCTACACTAAAAAGAGCATTCGCGTTCCGTTCAAGCAACTTATGAATAGACTCGCGTGTCTCCACATTCCACAAACGGGCGGTTGTGTCTTCACTTGCGCTTGCTAGCAACTTCCCATCCGGGCTGAACGCAATGTCTGAGATTTTCGAGCTGAACGTTGAGGCTTTGTCCTGATGCGCTATGAACGCGTGCAGCGTTTTCCCCGTCTGCACATCCCAGAGCCGAACGGTTTCGTCATCACTTCCACTCGCCAGTGTTTTTCCATCTGGATTAAAAGTGACGCTTGTGACTGCCCCGAGATGTCCTTCAAGCGTACGCAGATGTTCGCCGGTGCGTGCATCCCACAGCCGGATGGTCTTGTCCTCACTTGCGCTTGCCAGCAATTTCCCATCCGGACTAAACGCTATGTTTGTGATTTTATCTTCATGTGCTTGCATCGTCCAA
Coding sequences within it:
- a CDS encoding WD40 repeat domain-containing protein is translated as MQKTLILILTTGLALCVISQNTIAQDTQNWQLQHLPEGAKARFGKGMITGNFANSNDGKRLAVTCAIGIWIYDTETNKPLNLITGYTHWVTNVAFSPDDTLLASASMDSTVRVRDARTGTELWTMQAHEDKITNIAFSPDGKLLASASEDKTIRLWDARTGEHLRTLEGHLGAVTSVTFNPDGKTLASGSDDETVRLWDVQTGKTLHAFIAHQDKASTFSSKISDIAFSPDGKLLASASEDTTARLWNVETRESIHKLLERNANALFSVAFSPDGKTLAGGSYKTINLWDVQTGTYLLKLEDSIDCKSLAFSPDGKTLISGNRYNTVHLLLNVETGIEFRRMITHTQSIGSLAFSPDGRILASGGLDNTVHLWNMQTGKLLQTDNVV